In Morganella morganii, the following are encoded in one genomic region:
- the proX gene encoding glycine betaine/L-proline ABC transporter substrate-binding protein ProX, producing the protein MRKTAIAAIALSALIGTQAFADTAQPGKGVKVLPVQSTITEETFQTLIVNKALEELGYDVQPIQEVDYNVAYASIANGDATFMAVSWVPLHNSQYKAAGGDDKFYRKGDYVVNAAQGYLIDKKTAEKYHITNIEQLKDPEIAKLFDSNGNGKADLTGCNPGWGCEAAINNHLNAYKLTDTVEHNQGNYAAMMADTITRYKEGKPVLYYTWTPYWISDVLKPGRDVVWLEVPFSSMPDGEKIDTKLPNGKNYGFPPSTMHIAANKAWAEQNPAAAELFAVMKLPVSAINAQNLRMHNGENSQADIERHANAWIKANQAKFDGWIEQARKAADK; encoded by the coding sequence ATGCGTAAGACAGCAATCGCAGCAATCGCCTTATCGGCACTCATTGGTACTCAGGCTTTCGCGGACACCGCGCAGCCGGGCAAAGGGGTCAAAGTGCTGCCTGTACAAAGCACCATTACTGAAGAAACCTTTCAGACCCTTATCGTCAACAAAGCACTGGAAGAACTCGGCTATGACGTGCAGCCGATTCAGGAAGTGGATTACAACGTAGCCTATGCGTCAATCGCCAACGGTGATGCCACCTTTATGGCAGTAAGCTGGGTGCCGCTGCACAATTCCCAGTACAAAGCGGCCGGAGGTGACGATAAATTCTACCGCAAAGGGGATTATGTCGTGAACGCCGCTCAGGGGTATCTGATTGACAAGAAAACCGCTGAGAAATACCACATCACCAATATTGAACAACTGAAAGACCCGGAAATCGCCAAACTGTTTGACAGCAACGGCAACGGTAAAGCGGATCTGACCGGCTGTAACCCTGGCTGGGGCTGTGAGGCCGCCATCAACAACCATCTGAACGCCTATAAGCTGACAGACACCGTTGAGCACAACCAGGGGAACTACGCTGCGATGATGGCAGACACCATCACCCGTTACAAAGAAGGCAAACCGGTGCTTTACTATACCTGGACGCCGTACTGGATCAGTGATGTGCTGAAACCGGGACGCGATGTGGTCTGGCTGGAAGTACCGTTCTCCTCCATGCCGGACGGCGAAAAAATTGACACCAAACTGCCGAACGGCAAAAACTACGGCTTCCCGCCGAGCACCATGCATATCGCAGCCAACAAAGCCTGGGCTGAACAAAACCCGGCAGCCGCAGAGCTGTTCGCTGTCATGAAACTGCCGGTCTCGGCCATCAACGCCCAGAACCTGCGCATGCATAACGGCGAAAACTCGCAGGCGGATATTGAACGCCACGCCAATGCCTGGATTAAAGCCAATCAGGCAAAATTCGACGGCTGGATTGAACAGGCACGCAAAGCCGCTGATAAATAA
- the proW gene encoding glycine betaine/L-proline ABC transporter permease ProW, with amino-acid sequence MSRNNQQDTELDPWAATSEPDPSSVQTAPDAADSSDPWGSAADTGGADADPWGGAADSGSDWLDAAPADTGPAFDWANPFDHSLIPFDNWVTDAINWIVLHFRPVFQGIRVPIDFVLTTFEQGLTAIPAPIAILIFALLAWQMSGKGLGLATVVSLTFIGAIGAWNEAMVTLSLVLTALIFCIIIGLPTGIALARHERAAKFIRPLLDAMQTTPAFVYLVPIVMLFGIGNVPGVVVTIIFALPPVIRLTILGIRQVPADLVEAAESFGANPRQMLFKVQLPLAMPTIMAGINQTLMLALSMVVIASMIAVGGLGQMVLRGIGRLDMGLASVGGAGIVILAIILDRLTQSLGKDSRSKAGRRWYHTGPAGLITRPFRRAP; translated from the coding sequence ATGAGCCGGAATAATCAACAGGATACAGAACTGGATCCGTGGGCGGCAACATCAGAGCCGGATCCTTCATCAGTACAAACAGCCCCTGACGCCGCAGACAGCAGTGATCCGTGGGGAAGTGCCGCCGATACCGGCGGTGCGGATGCCGACCCGTGGGGTGGCGCGGCGGACAGCGGCAGTGACTGGCTGGATGCCGCACCGGCAGATACCGGCCCCGCGTTTGACTGGGCAAATCCGTTTGACCACTCGCTGATCCCGTTTGACAACTGGGTGACCGATGCCATCAACTGGATTGTGCTGCACTTCCGTCCGGTCTTTCAGGGCATCCGTGTGCCGATCGACTTTGTGCTCACGACCTTTGAACAGGGACTGACCGCCATTCCGGCGCCGATCGCCATTCTTATCTTTGCCCTGCTCGCCTGGCAGATGAGCGGCAAAGGGCTGGGACTTGCCACCGTGGTATCACTGACCTTTATCGGTGCCATCGGGGCATGGAATGAAGCAATGGTGACTCTGTCACTGGTTCTGACCGCCCTGATATTCTGTATTATCATCGGGTTACCGACCGGTATTGCCCTGGCGCGCCATGAACGCGCCGCGAAATTTATCCGTCCGCTGCTTGATGCCATGCAGACAACACCGGCTTTCGTCTATCTGGTGCCGATTGTCATGCTGTTCGGTATCGGTAACGTGCCGGGTGTGGTGGTGACCATTATCTTCGCCCTGCCGCCAGTGATCCGCCTGACTATCCTCGGGATCCGTCAGGTGCCCGCTGACCTGGTCGAAGCCGCAGAATCCTTTGGTGCCAATCCGCGTCAGATGCTGTTTAAAGTCCAGCTGCCGCTGGCAATGCCGACCATCATGGCCGGGATCAACCAGACGCTGATGCTGGCGCTGTCAATGGTGGTTATCGCCTCCATGATCGCCGTCGGCGGTCTGGGACAGATGGTACTGCGCGGTATCGGCCGCCTCGACATGGGGCTGGCGTCTGTCGGCGGTGCGGGGATTGTCATTCTCGCCATTATTCTTGACCGTCTGACACAATCACTCGGGAAAGATTCCCGCAGCAAAGCCGGCCGCCGCTGGTATCACACCGGTCCAGCCGGGCTTATCACCCGTCCGTTCCGCCGCGCGCCGTAA
- the nrdF gene encoding class 1b ribonucleoside-diphosphate reductase subunit beta: MTTLSRISAINWNRIEDDKDLEVWNRLTSNFWLPEKVPLSNDIPSWQTLTPAEKQLTIRVFTGLTLLDTIQNTVGAPALIPDALTPHEEAVLSNISFMEAVHARSYSSVFSTLCSTQEIDDAYRWSEEEPPLQNKAAIILGYYRDPHPLKKKVASVFLESFLFYSGFYLPMYWSSRAKLTNTADLIRLIIRDEAVHGYYIGYKFQRSLQNYDEQTRKEIKEFTFSLLFDLYENEVSYTRKLYDGAGWSEDVIKFLHYNANKALMNLGYEALFPESVTDVSPAILSALSPDANENHDFFSGSGSSYVIGKAVNTEDEDWDF; encoded by the coding sequence ATGACCACATTAAGCCGCATTTCCGCGATTAACTGGAACCGGATTGAGGATGACAAAGATCTCGAGGTCTGGAACCGCCTGACCAGCAACTTCTGGCTGCCGGAAAAAGTGCCGCTCTCCAATGACATTCCGTCGTGGCAGACACTGACCCCGGCAGAGAAACAGCTGACCATCCGCGTGTTCACCGGGCTGACCCTGCTGGACACCATTCAGAACACGGTCGGCGCACCGGCGCTTATCCCGGATGCCCTGACACCGCACGAGGAAGCGGTACTCTCCAACATCAGCTTTATGGAAGCGGTGCATGCCCGCTCTTACAGCTCGGTTTTCTCCACGCTCTGCTCCACACAGGAGATTGATGACGCCTACCGCTGGAGTGAAGAGGAACCGCCCCTGCAAAATAAAGCGGCGATTATCCTCGGCTATTACCGTGACCCGCACCCGCTGAAAAAGAAAGTCGCCAGTGTGTTTCTGGAATCCTTCTTATTCTATTCCGGATTTTATTTACCGATGTACTGGTCAAGCCGCGCCAAGCTGACGAATACCGCCGATCTTATCCGCCTGATTATCCGGGATGAAGCAGTTCACGGCTATTATATCGGCTATAAATTCCAGCGCTCATTACAGAATTATGATGAACAAACCCGCAAAGAAATAAAGGAATTTACCTTCAGTCTGTTATTTGATTTATACGAGAATGAAGTCAGTTATACGCGGAAATTATATGACGGTGCCGGATGGTCTGAGGATGTGATTAAATTCCTGCATTATAATGCCAATAAAGCACTGATGAACTTAGGCTATGAAGCACTGTTTCCGGAGAGTGTGACGGATGTCAGTCCGGCAATATTATCGGCGCTGTCACCGGATGCCAACGAGAATCACGATTTCTTTTCCGGATCCGGCTCTTCTTATGTGATAGGTAAAGCAGTGAACACAGAAGATGAAGACTGGGATTTTTAA
- the nrdH gene encoding glutaredoxin-like protein NrdH, with amino-acid sequence MTVTIYSKPDCVQCNATYQMLTRKNIPFSVIDITQDEQAYQHVRTLGYQQVPVVIAGQDHWAGFRPDKLAAL; translated from the coding sequence ATGACAGTGACTATCTACAGCAAACCCGATTGTGTGCAGTGCAATGCCACCTACCAGATGCTGACACGGAAAAATATTCCGTTCAGTGTCATTGATATCACTCAGGATGAGCAGGCGTATCAGCATGTCCGCACACTGGGATATCAGCAGGTGCCGGTGGTGATCGCCGGTCAGGATCACTGGGCCGGGTTCCGTCCCGACAAACTTGCCGCCCTCTGA
- the cspE gene encoding transcription antiterminator/RNA stability regulator CspE, translated as MSKRKGNVKWFNEAKGFGFITPEDGSKDVFVHFSAILNDGFKTLAEGQKVEFEIVDGAKGPSAANVVSI; from the coding sequence ATGTCAAAGCGCAAAGGTAACGTGAAGTGGTTTAACGAAGCAAAAGGTTTCGGTTTTATCACTCCGGAAGACGGCAGCAAAGATGTGTTTGTTCACTTCTCTGCAATTCTGAACGACGGTTTCAAAACACTGGCAGAAGGCCAGAAAGTGGAATTTGAAATCGTTGATGGCGCTAAAGGCCCGTCTGCTGCAAACGTTGTCTCGATTTAA
- the mnmH gene encoding tRNA 2-selenouridine(34) synthase MnmH, with amino-acid sequence MELAPSSRTIRTLLASDTPLIDVRAPVEFSQGAMPASHNLPLMNDEERAAVGTCYKQQGAEKALALGYQLVSGERREQRIATWLAACADYPQGYLCCARGGQRSHIVQQWLRDAGTEYPLITGGYKALRQAVIQVTEELVARPVILIGGCTGSGKTTLVGELADGIDLEGLAHHRGSSFGRTLEAQFAQATFENHLAAAMIKKENAGTRWVLEDEGRAIGANGLPEPLRVQMAQASLVVVEDPFERRLERLKEEYFDRMTHDFTAAYGEEKGREAYSEYLHHGLSAIRRRLGTQRAAELTALLDSALAEQWRSGNTEAHFSWLCPLLEEYYDPMYRYQLSKKTDRILFRGTYEAVADWLK; translated from the coding sequence ATGGAATTAGCTCCGTCTTCCCGAACTATCCGCACACTCCTTGCTTCTGATACCCCGCTGATTGATGTCCGCGCGCCGGTTGAATTCAGCCAGGGAGCCATGCCTGCCTCACACAATCTGCCGCTGATGAATGATGAGGAGCGGGCCGCTGTCGGTACCTGTTATAAGCAGCAGGGCGCTGAAAAGGCGCTGGCGCTGGGGTATCAGCTGGTCAGCGGTGAACGCCGTGAGCAGCGGATAGCAACCTGGCTGGCGGCCTGTGCGGATTATCCGCAGGGCTACCTCTGCTGTGCCCGGGGCGGCCAGCGTTCACATATCGTGCAGCAGTGGCTGCGGGATGCGGGAACGGAATACCCGCTGATCACCGGCGGTTACAAAGCACTGCGTCAGGCGGTGATTCAGGTGACGGAAGAGCTGGTGGCGCGTCCGGTGATTCTGATCGGCGGCTGTACCGGCAGCGGTAAAACCACGCTGGTGGGCGAACTGGCGGACGGTATCGACCTGGAAGGACTGGCGCATCACCGCGGATCGTCTTTCGGGCGCACGCTGGAGGCGCAGTTTGCCCAGGCGACATTTGAAAACCATCTCGCTGCCGCCATGATAAAAAAAGAAAACGCCGGGACCCGCTGGGTGCTGGAGGATGAAGGCCGCGCCATCGGTGCCAACGGCCTGCCGGAGCCGTTGCGGGTGCAAATGGCACAGGCTTCGCTGGTGGTGGTGGAAGATCCGTTTGAGCGCCGTCTGGAACGGCTGAAAGAAGAATATTTTGACCGCATGACTCATGATTTCACCGCCGCATACGGTGAGGAAAAGGGGCGTGAGGCATACAGTGAGTATCTGCATCACGGGCTGTCAGCTATCCGGCGGCGGCTCGGCACGCAGCGGGCGGCGGAACTGACCGCGCTGCTCGACAGTGCACTTGCCGAGCAGTGGCGCAGCGGCAATACCGAAGCTCACTTCTCGTGGCTGTGTCCGCTGCTGGAAGAATATTACGACCCGATGTACCGCTATCAGCTGAGCAAAAAAACCGACCGCATCCTCTTTCGCGGCACCTATGAAGCCGTCGCTGACTGGCTGAAATAA
- a CDS encoding methylated-DNA--[protein]-cysteine S-methyltransferase, protein MATTYIKAPAGFPRRYIIISADEQGITELGFDDTAPAQTDSDNPHIRQCIHELDEYFAGKRQDFSVKLNPHGTEFQTRVWAQLSTIPFAITWSYKDLALKLGSANYCRAVGMANGRNPVCLIIPCHRVIAHDGSMGGYSSGLDIKQWLLRHEGII, encoded by the coding sequence ATGGCAACGACTTATATAAAGGCTCCGGCCGGATTTCCCCGCCGTTATATCATTATCAGCGCGGATGAGCAGGGGATCACTGAACTGGGATTTGATGATACTGCGCCGGCGCAGACAGACAGTGATAACCCGCATATCAGACAGTGTATTCATGAGCTGGATGAATATTTCGCCGGGAAACGGCAGGATTTCAGTGTGAAACTCAATCCGCACGGTACGGAATTCCAGACCCGGGTGTGGGCGCAGTTATCAACTATTCCGTTTGCGATCACCTGGTCTTATAAAGATCTGGCGCTGAAGCTGGGCTCTGCCAATTACTGCCGCGCGGTTGGTATGGCAAACGGGCGTAACCCTGTTTGTCTGATTATTCCGTGCCACCGGGTGATTGCACACGACGGTTCAATGGGCGGATACAGCAGCGGGCTGGATATTAAGCAGTGGCTGTTGCGCCATGAGGGCATTATCTGA
- the nrdI gene encoding class Ib ribonucleoside-diphosphate reductase assembly flavoprotein NrdI, whose product MTTQALIYFSTRSETCHRFTEKLGIPATRLPEDGDLTATQPFVLLVPTYGGGHHSGAVPRPVIRFLNRPENRALLRGVIAAGNTNFGRAYAIAGDIIAAKCQVPFLYRFELLGTQADVDNVRRGLHQFWQQQAAETAC is encoded by the coding sequence ATGACCACGCAGGCACTGATTTATTTCTCCACCCGTTCAGAAACCTGTCACCGTTTCACGGAAAAACTGGGGATCCCGGCCACACGGCTGCCGGAAGATGGTGACCTTACCGCCACTCAGCCCTTTGTGCTGCTGGTGCCGACCTACGGCGGCGGCCATCACAGCGGCGCGGTGCCGCGTCCGGTGATCCGCTTTCTCAACCGGCCTGAGAACCGGGCACTGCTGCGTGGTGTGATTGCCGCCGGAAATACCAACTTTGGCCGCGCTTATGCCATCGCCGGTGACATTATCGCCGCCAAATGTCAGGTGCCGTTTTTATACCGTTTTGAACTGCTCGGCACACAGGCGGATGTCGATAACGTCCGCCGCGGCTTACACCAATTCTGGCAGCAGCAGGCCGCTGAGACCGCCTGCTGA
- a CDS encoding EamA family transporter produces the protein MKRSGVLCLTALAPAVWGSTYLVTTEMLPAGYPMTVAMLRALPAGLLLMLFIRQLPKGIWWGRIFVLGALNFAVFWWLLFVSAYRLPGGVAATVGAIQPLIVLLLSRMVLGNVLKPLAVLGALCGIGGVALLLLTPQAKLDTIGIIAGLAGAFSMAAGTVLSRRWQPDVSPLTFTTWQLTAGGLLLLPVSLLLEPALPPLTLLNISGLLYLGLIGAALTYLFWFRGLAILGPNSVASLGFLSPLTAVLLGWFVLDQQLSLLQCAGVIVVIGSVWLSQVANRR, from the coding sequence ATGAAACGTAGTGGCGTTTTATGTCTGACAGCACTCGCTCCCGCCGTCTGGGGCAGTACCTATCTGGTGACCACCGAAATGCTGCCCGCTGGTTATCCGATGACTGTTGCCATGCTGCGTGCCTTACCCGCCGGTCTGCTGCTGATGCTGTTTATCCGCCAGTTACCTAAAGGGATCTGGTGGGGGCGGATTTTCGTGCTCGGGGCACTGAACTTCGCGGTGTTCTGGTGGCTGCTGTTTGTCTCGGCCTATCGTCTGCCGGGTGGCGTGGCTGCGACCGTCGGCGCTATTCAGCCGCTGATTGTGCTGCTGCTCTCCCGCATGGTGCTGGGCAATGTACTGAAGCCGCTGGCAGTGCTCGGCGCACTGTGCGGGATAGGCGGGGTGGCACTGCTGTTACTGACACCGCAGGCAAAACTCGACACCATCGGTATTATTGCCGGGTTAGCAGGTGCGTTCTCCATGGCCGCCGGTACCGTGCTGAGCCGCCGCTGGCAGCCGGATGTCTCACCGCTGACCTTTACCACCTGGCAGCTCACCGCAGGCGGATTACTGCTGCTGCCGGTCTCTCTGCTGCTTGAACCGGCACTGCCGCCGCTGACGCTGCTCAATATCAGCGGATTATTGTATCTGGGGCTGATTGGCGCGGCGCTGACCTATCTGTTCTGGTTTCGCGGACTGGCAATCCTCGGGCCGAATTCCGTGGCATCGCTCGGTTTTCTCAGTCCGCTGACGGCGGTACTGCTGGGCTGGTTTGTGCTGGATCAGCAACTGAGCCTGTTACAGTGTGCGGGGGTTATCGTGGTGATCGGCAGTGTCTGGCTCAGCCAGGTCGCCAACCGGCGCTGA
- the nrdE gene encoding class 1b ribonucleoside-diphosphate reductase subunit alpha codes for MTTEYTDYHALNAMLNLYDAEGRIQFDKDVTAAHHYFRQHVNQNTVFFHNLREKLDFLINENYYEADVIGQYDFEFIKNLFRLAYSKKFRFATFLGALKYYTGYTLKTFDGQRYLERFEDRVCMVALTLARGDTQLAEHLLEEIISGRFQPATPTFLNCGKKQRGEFVSCFLLRIEDNMESIGRSVNSALQLSKRGGGVAFLLTNLRESGAPIKLIENQSSGVVPVMKMLEDAFSYANQLGARQGAGAVYLHAHHPDILTFLDTKRENADEKIRIKTLSLGVVIPDITFELAKNNEPMYLFSPYDVARIYGKPMSELSITEHYADMVNNKAIRKRKINAREFFRILAEIQFESGYPYIMFEDNVNRANPVAGYINMSNLCSEILQVNSASEYNDDLSYRHTGRDISCNLGSLNIAKMMDSPDFARSVEIAVRGLTSVSDMSQIRSVPSIDHGNRGSHAIGLGQMNLHGYLAREHIHYGSEEGIDFTNIYFLTIAYYALKASNQLAIERQQTFRNFEQSAYASGEYFSKYITQKWEPATEKVRALFADAGIAVPSQADWQQLKESVMAHGLYNQNLQAVAPTGSISYINHATSSIHPIVARIEIRKEGKLGRVYYPAAFMTNDNLEYYRDAYEIGPEKIIDTYAAATQHVDQGLSLTLFFSDEASTRDINRAQIYAWRKGIKTLYYVRLRQSALEGTEVAGCVSCAV; via the coding sequence ATGACCACTGAATACACGGATTACCACGCCCTGAATGCCATGCTCAACCTGTATGATGCAGAGGGCAGGATCCAGTTTGATAAAGATGTCACGGCGGCGCACCACTACTTCCGCCAGCATGTGAATCAGAACACCGTGTTTTTCCACAATCTGCGGGAAAAGCTCGATTTTCTGATTAATGAAAACTATTACGAAGCTGACGTCATCGGACAATATGATTTTGAATTTATTAAAAATCTGTTCCGGCTGGCGTACAGCAAAAAATTCCGCTTTGCGACCTTCCTCGGTGCCCTGAAATATTACACCGGCTATACCCTGAAAACCTTTGACGGCCAGCGCTATCTGGAGCGGTTTGAAGATCGCGTCTGTATGGTGGCGCTGACACTGGCGCGGGGAGATACGCAACTGGCAGAGCATCTGCTGGAGGAAATCATCAGCGGACGTTTCCAGCCCGCCACCCCGACCTTCCTCAACTGCGGCAAAAAGCAGCGCGGGGAGTTTGTCTCCTGCTTCCTGCTGCGTATTGAAGACAATATGGAATCCATCGGACGCAGTGTGAACTCGGCCCTGCAACTCTCCAAACGCGGCGGCGGTGTGGCATTTTTGCTGACTAACCTGCGTGAGTCCGGTGCGCCGATCAAACTGATTGAAAACCAGTCCAGCGGCGTGGTGCCGGTGATGAAGATGCTGGAAGATGCCTTTTCCTATGCCAATCAGCTGGGCGCGCGCCAGGGAGCCGGGGCGGTATATCTGCATGCACACCATCCGGATATCCTCACGTTTCTCGATACCAAACGGGAAAATGCGGATGAAAAAATCCGTATCAAGACCCTGTCTCTCGGCGTGGTGATCCCGGATATCACCTTTGAGCTGGCCAAAAATAACGAGCCGATGTACCTCTTCTCCCCGTACGATGTGGCGCGGATTTACGGCAAACCGATGTCAGAACTGAGCATCACAGAGCACTATGCGGACATGGTGAATAACAAGGCCATCCGCAAACGCAAAATCAATGCCCGTGAGTTTTTCCGCATCCTGGCGGAGATCCAGTTTGAATCCGGTTATCCCTATATTATGTTTGAGGATAATGTGAACCGTGCAAACCCGGTCGCCGGTTACATTAATATGAGCAACCTCTGCTCGGAGATCCTCCAGGTCAACAGTGCCAGCGAATACAACGACGACCTCAGTTACCGCCATACCGGGCGTGATATCAGCTGTAACCTCGGCTCGCTGAACATCGCGAAAATGATGGATTCCCCGGATTTCGCCCGCTCCGTTGAAATCGCTGTACGCGGGCTGACCTCGGTGTCAGATATGAGTCAGATCCGCAGTGTGCCGTCCATCGATCACGGCAACCGGGGCTCTCATGCTATCGGGCTCGGGCAGATGAATCTGCACGGTTATCTGGCGCGGGAGCATATTCATTATGGTTCAGAAGAAGGTATTGATTTCACCAATATCTATTTTTTAACCATCGCCTATTATGCCCTGAAAGCCTCCAACCAGCTGGCAATTGAGCGGCAGCAGACCTTCCGCAATTTTGAGCAGTCTGCCTATGCCAGCGGGGAGTATTTCAGTAAATACATCACACAGAAATGGGAACCGGCGACAGAAAAAGTCCGCGCCCTGTTTGCTGATGCCGGAATTGCCGTTCCGTCACAGGCGGACTGGCAGCAGCTGAAAGAGAGTGTGATGGCGCACGGGCTGTACAACCAGAATTTACAGGCAGTCGCACCGACCGGATCGATTTCCTATATCAATCACGCGACCTCCTCCATTCACCCGATTGTGGCCCGTATTGAGATCCGTAAAGAAGGCAAGCTCGGCCGTGTCTATTACCCGGCCGCCTTTATGACTAACGATAACCTTGAGTATTACCGGGATGCCTACGAAATCGGGCCGGAAAAGATTATCGATACTTACGCCGCCGCCACGCAGCATGTTGATCAGGGCTTATCCCTCACCCTCTTTTTCAGTGATGAGGCGTCCACCCGCGATATCAACCGCGCACAGATTTATGCCTGGCGCAAAGGGATAAAAACCCTCTATTACGTGCGTCTGCGTCAGTCTGCGCTGGAAGGCACCGAAGTGGCGGGCTGTGTTTCCTGCGCCGTATAA
- the proV gene encoding glycine betaine/L-proline ABC transporter ATP-binding protein ProV → MAIKLEVKNLYKIFGEHPKQAFELLEQGLDKEHIFEKTGATVGVQDANLAIEEGEIFVIMGLSGSGKSTLVRLLNRLIEPTRGQVLIDGEDIAVISDQALREVRRKKISMVFQSFALMPHMSVIDNTAFGLELAGMSKAERHERALDALKQVNLEQWANSYPDELSGGMRQRIGLARALANDPDILLMDEAFSALDPLIRTEMQDELLSLQGDKQRTIVFISHDLDEAMRIGDRIAIMQGGVVVQVGTPDEILNNPANDYVRTFFRGVDISHVFSAKDIARRRADALLHVAPGFGPRSALKVLNDDDREYGYLIERGQKFAGIVSVASLEAALKAKKPITDAILSEPQAVSADTPLNELLTVVAQSPCAVPVVGNNNRYAGVISKGMLLQALDKETPNEPE, encoded by the coding sequence ATGGCAATAAAACTCGAAGTTAAAAATCTTTATAAAATATTCGGTGAGCACCCGAAACAGGCATTTGAATTATTAGAACAGGGCCTGGACAAAGAACATATCTTTGAAAAGACCGGTGCTACCGTCGGCGTACAGGACGCCAATCTGGCCATTGAAGAAGGCGAAATATTCGTCATCATGGGACTGAGCGGTTCAGGGAAATCTACCTTAGTTCGTCTTCTCAATCGCCTGATAGAACCGACCCGTGGCCAGGTGCTGATCGACGGCGAAGATATCGCTGTGATTTCCGATCAGGCACTGCGCGAGGTACGGCGTAAAAAAATCAGCATGGTGTTTCAGTCCTTTGCTCTGATGCCGCATATGTCGGTGATCGATAATACCGCATTCGGCCTGGAACTGGCCGGGATGAGCAAAGCGGAACGCCATGAGCGCGCACTGGATGCGCTGAAACAGGTCAACCTGGAGCAGTGGGCGAATTCCTATCCGGATGAGCTGTCCGGCGGGATGCGTCAGCGGATCGGGCTTGCCCGCGCGCTGGCGAATGACCCGGATATCCTGCTGATGGATGAGGCGTTCTCCGCCCTTGATCCGCTGATCCGCACCGAAATGCAGGATGAGCTGCTGAGCCTCCAGGGCGATAAACAGCGTACCATCGTGTTTATTTCCCATGACCTCGACGAGGCCATGCGTATCGGCGACCGTATTGCCATTATGCAGGGCGGCGTTGTGGTGCAGGTCGGCACCCCGGATGAGATCCTCAATAATCCGGCTAATGATTATGTCCGTACCTTCTTCCGTGGTGTGGATATCAGTCATGTGTTCAGCGCCAAAGATATTGCCCGCCGCCGTGCGGATGCGCTGCTGCATGTTGCGCCGGGCTTCGGCCCGCGTTCGGCACTGAAAGTTCTCAATGATGATGACCGCGAGTACGGTTACCTGATTGAACGCGGACAAAAATTTGCCGGTATTGTTTCTGTTGCCTCACTGGAGGCGGCACTGAAAGCGAAAAAACCTATCACAGACGCCATTCTGAGCGAGCCGCAGGCGGTCAGTGCTGACACACCGCTCAATGAGCTGCTGACCGTTGTCGCGCAGTCACCGTGTGCTGTTCCGGTGGTCGGCAACAACAACCGCTATGCCGGGGTTATCTCAAAAGGGATGCTACTGCAGGCTTTAGATAAGGAGACGCCGAATGAGCCGGAATAA